Proteins encoded by one window of uncultured Cohaesibacter sp.:
- a CDS encoding helicase-related protein: MAIERMVSHSSGIIGLPLRLLAREVYGKVVERVGRDHVALHTGEERIVPEGARYHVCTVEAMPAYVDVAFVAIDEIQLAADFERGHVFTDRILHLRGREETLLLGAATMKSLIEQLLPDAIITSRPRMSQLTYVGGKKLSRLPRRSAVVTFSVNDVYAIAELVRRQKGGAAVVMGSLSPRTRNAQVELFQNGDVEHLIATDAIGMGLNLDLDHVAFAAEKKFDGFQHRRLTAAELAQIAGRAGRHTRDGTFGVTGRVAPFEDELVEQLECHVFQPVKLMQWRNRLLDFESYGDLIASLEMAPSRVGLTKSLPASDLQALELLFKDRDIQRRASDPERLKLLWDVCQVPDYRKIAPANHAELIGILFQQLDDRGVLSRDWLAAQIAYADRIDGGIDTLAHRIAHIRTWTFVANKKGWLDDPLLWQEKTRAVEDRLSDALHERLTKRFIDRRTSVLMKRLREKAMLEAEITPTGDVLVEGQHVGQLQGFRFAPDVSAEGNDAKAIHAAAQKVLSVEFESRSEKIAGAANDQFLLSGDGLLRWQGAPIAKLVAGDSILKPRLMVLADEGLTGAALENVQSRINLWLNNHINLLLQPLVDLSSAEELEGIAKGLAFQLVESLGILDRRKVSEDVRSLDQDARASLRKFGVRFGAYHIYIPVLLKPAPSTLLVMMWALHNGGLDQEGIVDVPQLSASGRTSIPVNEEISPELYKTVGFGVYGKRAVRIDILERLADLIRPLLSWRPTEESPEPPEGVMDRGFTVTVAMTSLLGCAGEDFSTILKSLGYRVERRKAEPVVGDAASAVADDASVAAEAAPEGSEVVAEETSPQKDAAEEAVAETPAEEAVAESAEAPEAAEVSADAVSEGEADADAEEETWIEIWRPGGRGERRPNHQGGRPKFGGNKDARGGKGGGGKRGAPRSEGGPKGGDRNGGPGRGRPDKSRGKPRDQAPRKPEKVADPDSPFAALAALKADLDKSK, encoded by the coding sequence ATGGCCATCGAACGGATGGTGTCTCATTCGTCCGGCATCATCGGCCTGCCGCTCAGGCTGCTTGCCCGTGAGGTCTATGGCAAGGTGGTCGAGCGGGTCGGCCGTGATCATGTGGCGCTTCATACTGGTGAAGAGCGGATCGTGCCGGAGGGGGCGCGCTATCATGTCTGCACGGTCGAGGCGATGCCTGCCTATGTGGATGTGGCCTTTGTCGCCATCGACGAAATCCAGCTCGCCGCCGATTTTGAGCGCGGGCATGTCTTTACGGATCGCATTCTGCATTTGCGCGGGCGGGAGGAAACCCTGTTGCTCGGCGCGGCGACGATGAAGTCGCTCATCGAGCAACTGTTGCCTGATGCAATCATTACCTCGCGACCACGGATGTCTCAGCTCACTTATGTGGGTGGGAAGAAGCTCTCGCGTCTTCCCCGGCGGTCTGCCGTGGTGACCTTTTCGGTCAATGATGTTTATGCCATCGCCGAGCTGGTGCGGCGGCAGAAGGGCGGGGCGGCTGTGGTCATGGGAAGCCTTTCGCCCAGAACGCGCAATGCTCAGGTCGAGCTGTTTCAGAATGGCGATGTCGAGCATCTGATTGCGACCGATGCCATCGGTATGGGACTGAACCTTGATCTGGACCATGTTGCCTTTGCTGCGGAGAAGAAGTTTGACGGTTTTCAGCATCGTCGGCTGACCGCTGCCGAGCTGGCGCAGATCGCCGGGCGGGCAGGGCGTCACACGCGGGACGGCACCTTTGGTGTCACCGGGCGCGTCGCGCCGTTCGAAGATGAACTGGTCGAGCAGCTCGAATGCCATGTCTTCCAGCCGGTCAAGCTGATGCAGTGGCGGAACCGCTTGCTCGATTTCGAGAGCTATGGGGATCTGATTGCCTCGCTCGAGATGGCTCCCAGTCGCGTAGGGCTGACCAAGTCCCTACCGGCAAGTGACCTGCAGGCGCTGGAGCTGCTGTTCAAGGATCGCGACATCCAGCGTAGGGCCAGCGATCCGGAGCGGCTCAAACTGCTCTGGGATGTCTGTCAGGTGCCCGACTACCGCAAGATTGCACCGGCGAATCATGCCGAGTTGATCGGGATCCTGTTTCAGCAGCTTGATGACCGAGGCGTTTTGTCGCGTGACTGGCTTGCTGCACAAATCGCCTATGCGGATAGAATTGATGGCGGGATTGACACACTTGCTCACAGAATAGCACATATTCGTACGTGGACATTTGTCGCTAACAAAAAGGGGTGGCTAGATGATCCCCTTTTGTGGCAAGAGAAGACCCGGGCTGTTGAGGATCGTCTTTCGGACGCCTTGCACGAGCGGCTCACCAAGCGCTTTATTGATAGGCGCACCAGTGTATTAATGAAACGTCTGAGAGAAAAAGCAATGCTCGAAGCGGAAATTACCCCTACCGGAGACGTGTTGGTCGAAGGCCAGCATGTCGGTCAATTGCAAGGGTTTCGCTTTGCGCCCGATGTGAGTGCTGAAGGCAATGACGCCAAGGCCATTCATGCCGCCGCGCAGAAAGTTCTGTCTGTCGAATTCGAGAGCAGATCGGAGAAAATCGCAGGGGCGGCGAACGATCAGTTCCTGCTGTCTGGTGACGGGCTGCTGCGCTGGCAAGGGGCTCCGATCGCCAAGCTGGTTGCCGGGGATTCCATTCTCAAGCCGCGCCTGATGGTTTTGGCCGACGAAGGTCTGACCGGTGCTGCGCTGGAGAATGTCCAGTCTCGCATCAATCTGTGGCTGAACAACCATATCAACCTGCTGCTGCAGCCGCTCGTTGATCTGTCCAGCGCCGAGGAACTGGAGGGAATCGCCAAGGGGCTTGCATTCCAACTGGTTGAAAGTCTTGGTATTCTTGATCGTCGCAAGGTTTCTGAAGACGTTCGCTCTCTCGATCAGGACGCGCGCGCATCCCTGCGCAAGTTTGGCGTCCGGTTCGGTGCCTATCACATCTATATTCCGGTGTTGCTCAAGCCCGCTCCCAGCACGTTGCTGGTCATGATGTGGGCTCTGCACAACGGTGGCCTCGATCAGGAAGGCATCGTTGATGTACCGCAGCTCTCTGCTTCGGGCCGCACCTCCATTCCGGTCAATGAAGAGATTTCTCCGGAACTCTACAAGACCGTCGGCTTTGGCGTTTATGGCAAACGCGCGGTACGTATCGACATTCTGGAACGGCTTGCCGATCTGATCCGTCCGCTTCTGAGCTGGCGCCCGACCGAGGAGTCTCCCGAACCGCCCGAAGGGGTCATGGATCGCGGCTTCACGGTGACCGTGGCGATGACATCCCTGCTCGGCTGTGCTGGCGAGGATTTCTCCACCATCCTCAAATCACTCGGTTATCGGGTTGAACGTCGCAAGGCCGAGCCGGTGGTGGGAGACGCGGCTTCAGCTGTTGCTGATGACGCCTCTGTTGCTGCCGAGGCAGCGCCAGAAGGCTCCGAGGTTGTAGCTGAGGAAACTTCTCCACAGAAAGATGCGGCTGAAGAGGCCGTGGCTGAAACCCCGGCCGAAGAGGCCGTCGCCGAGAGTGCTGAAGCGCCTGAGGCTGCTGAGGTTTCTGCTGATGCAGTATCTGAAGGTGAGGCTGATGCCGACGCCGAAGAGGAAACGTGGATCGAGATCTGGCGTCCGGGTGGACGCGGAGAGCGTCGTCCGAATCATCAGGGTGGCCGTCCGAAGTTTGGCGGCAACAAGGACGCTCGTGGTGGTAAGGGGGGCGGCGGCAAACGCGGCGCTCCGCGCAGTGAAGGTGGCCCGAAAGGCGGCGACCGGAACGGTGGTCCGGGACGGGGACGTCCCGACAAGAGCCGCGGCAAGCCGCGTGATCAGGCTCCCAGAAAGCCGGAGAAGGTCGCCGATCCTGATTCTCCATTCGCGGCACTTGCCGCACTCAAAGCTGATCTCGACAAGAGCAAGTAG
- a CDS encoding RNA-binding S4 domain-containing protein, translating to MSEASAKLRIDKWLWYARVAKTRSLAAKLVTSGQVRLNKEKVSAASQSVKVDDVLTISRANSVLVYRVLQLGHRRGPAPEAQLLYEDLSPAPVKKDSVEAGSPIADPGHRPSKRDRREILKVKRGFLDD from the coding sequence ATGAGTGAGGCTTCCGCCAAGTTACGGATCGACAAGTGGCTGTGGTATGCGCGGGTCGCCAAGACACGAAGTCTGGCGGCCAAGCTCGTCACGTCCGGGCAGGTGCGACTGAACAAGGAGAAGGTCTCAGCTGCCAGTCAGTCGGTCAAGGTTGATGACGTCCTGACCATCTCGCGTGCCAACAGCGTGCTTGTCTATCGCGTGCTTCAGCTGGGCCATCGCCGTGGCCCGGCACCCGAGGCCCAGCTTCTCTATGAAGATCTTTCGCCCGCTCCCGTCAAGAAAGACTCGGTGGAGGCTGGCAGCCCGATTGCTGATCCGGGCCATCGTCCTTCCAAGCGGGATCGCCGCGAAATTCTCAAAGTCAAACGCGGGTTTCTCGACGATTGA
- the fdxA gene encoding ferredoxin FdxA: MTYVVMDNCIKCKYTDCVEVCPVDCFYEGENFLVIHPDECIDCGVCEPECPAEAIKPDTEPGLENWLKINAEYAEVWPNITVKKEPMADAKKWDGVSDKLQHLSPNPGEGD; the protein is encoded by the coding sequence ATGACCTATGTCGTGATGGATAATTGCATCAAATGCAAATACACAGACTGCGTGGAAGTCTGCCCGGTAGATTGCTTCTACGAGGGCGAGAACTTCCTCGTGATCCATCCTGATGAATGCATCGATTGTGGTGTGTGCGAGCCGGAATGTCCCGCAGAAGCCATCAAGCCGGATACGGAACCCGGCCTTGAGAACTGGCTGAAGATCAATGCGGAATATGCCGAAGTTTGGCCGAACATCACGGTCAAGAAGGAACCGATGGCCGACGCCAAGAAATGGGACGGGGTTTCGGACAAGCTGCAGCATCTCTCGCCAAACCCGGGCGAGGGCGATTGA
- a CDS encoding CarD family transcriptional regulator has translation MAIKKATQRQGFKINEFIVYPAHGVGQIVNIEEQEVAGLSLELFVINFEQDKMTLRVPVGKISSVGMRKLSDDESVEKALVTVSGRARIKRTMWSRRAQEYEAKINSGDLHSIAEVVRDLYRSDTQPEQSYSERQLYEAALDRMAREVAAIRKLSTTEAVQLIEKSLSKNPRRNAVKAEEEEAAA, from the coding sequence ATGGCCATCAAAAAAGCCACCCAACGTCAGGGCTTTAAGATCAATGAATTCATCGTCTATCCGGCGCACGGCGTCGGGCAAATTGTCAATATTGAAGAACAGGAAGTAGCCGGTCTCAGTCTCGAGTTGTTCGTCATCAATTTCGAACAGGATAAAATGACCCTTCGGGTTCCCGTCGGCAAGATCTCTTCGGTTGGCATGCGCAAGCTGTCAGACGACGAAAGCGTTGAAAAAGCACTGGTGACGGTGTCCGGTCGCGCCCGTATCAAGCGGACCATGTGGAGCCGCCGTGCTCAGGAATACGAAGCGAAAATCAATTCCGGTGATTTGCATTCTATCGCGGAAGTCGTCCGCGATCTGTATCGTTCGGACACCCAGCCCGAACAATCCTATTCGGAACGTCAGCTTTACGAAGCAGCGCTGGACCGTATGGCACGGGAAGTGGCAGCGATCCGCAAGCTCTCTACCACCGAGGCTGTTCAGCTCATCGAAAAGAGCCTGTCCAAGAATCCTCGCCGTAATGCAGTGAAAGCCGAAGAAGAAGAAGCTGCTGCCTGA
- a CDS encoding M48 family metalloprotease, whose product MSIKRLSNMRLATLLCLSLLLLTGCKSFLTSDVQPSISGIAPVDTSAIDTVEREIGRKEHPKILKAYGGVYNNEKVELMVAKLVGRLVQNSTEPNRPYRVTILNSPTINAFALPGGYLYVTRGLLALANDKAELAAVLAHEMAHVTSRHALARARARQQNELMSRVMDDMVGQNAKTASIKARNLVTLATFSQVQELEADQQGIETIFKSGLDPFAASRFLATMGAYAQFLTGQADNDPKANFLSSHPTTPERINAAVYAARRYGGPDIGAREREDYLDAIEGILYGDAPDEGFVRGYSYIHPHLRIRFTLPRGYRLENTSKAVLAVAPDGTAMRFDGVNVSPDVPLTKYLMSGWVSGLITGSIREQIINGQPAVLASAKAKGWTFRIAVIRVQSATYRFVFATTNPDASFESAVAETVNSFQTLTFQQAHAFKPLTIVVSTVGRGDSVESLAQEMEGVTDKVNLFRIINDIKPGAQVRRGEPVKLVKSQN is encoded by the coding sequence GTGAGCATAAAGCGCCTGAGCAATATGAGATTGGCAACGCTGCTTTGCCTGTCCCTGTTGCTGCTGACTGGCTGCAAAAGCTTTCTGACCAGCGATGTACAGCCTTCAATTTCCGGCATCGCGCCCGTCGACACGTCGGCGATTGACACGGTCGAGCGCGAGATCGGTCGCAAGGAACATCCCAAGATCCTCAAGGCCTATGGTGGCGTCTACAACAACGAGAAAGTGGAACTGATGGTCGCCAAACTGGTCGGCCGTCTCGTTCAGAATTCGACGGAGCCAAACCGGCCCTACCGCGTCACCATTCTCAATTCCCCCACCATCAACGCCTTTGCGCTGCCCGGTGGCTACCTCTATGTTACCCGCGGCCTTCTGGCGCTCGCCAACGACAAGGCCGAACTCGCTGCCGTTCTGGCCCACGAAATGGCCCATGTCACCTCGCGCCATGCTCTGGCCCGAGCCCGCGCCCGCCAGCAGAATGAACTGATGTCCCGCGTGATGGACGACATGGTCGGGCAGAATGCCAAGACCGCCTCAATCAAAGCCCGCAACCTCGTCACCCTTGCGACCTTCTCGCAGGTGCAGGAACTGGAAGCAGACCAACAGGGCATTGAGACAATCTTCAAGTCCGGTCTTGATCCCTTCGCAGCCAGCCGGTTCCTCGCGACCATGGGGGCCTATGCCCAGTTCCTGACGGGACAGGCGGACAACGACCCCAAGGCCAACTTCCTGTCCTCGCACCCGACCACCCCGGAGCGTATCAACGCAGCAGTCTATGCTGCCCGCCGATATGGCGGCCCGGACATCGGCGCAAGGGAACGGGAAGACTATCTCGACGCTATCGAAGGCATTCTATACGGCGACGCGCCGGACGAGGGTTTCGTTCGCGGCTATTCCTACATTCATCCGCATCTGCGCATTCGCTTCACCTTGCCAAGGGGCTATCGTCTCGAGAACACGTCCAAGGCGGTTCTTGCGGTCGCCCCCGACGGAACGGCGATGCGATTTGACGGCGTCAATGTCAGCCCCGATGTGCCACTGACCAAATATCTCATGTCTGGATGGGTGAGCGGTCTCATCACCGGCTCAATTCGCGAACAGATCATTAACGGTCAGCCCGCCGTGCTGGCCTCGGCAAAGGCCAAGGGCTGGACCTTCCGCATTGCGGTGATTCGCGTGCAGTCCGCCACCTACCGCTTCGTCTTCGCCACCACCAACCCCGATGCATCCTTTGAAAGCGCCGTCGCCGAAACGGTTAACAGCTTCCAGACCCTGACGTTCCAGCAGGCACATGCCTTCAAGCCCCTGACGATCGTCGTCAGCACCGTTGGCCGCGGGGATAGTGTCGAGAGCCTCGCGCAGGAAATGGAAGGCGTGACGGACAAGGTCAACCTGTTCCGCATCATCAATGACATCAAGCCAGGCGCTCAGGTGCGTCGCGGCGAACCCGTCAAGCTGGTCAAGTCACAGAACTGA
- a CDS encoding thermonuclease family protein yields MLKAPKRIHTHTVAFAMGFCSLSLCAPALAMDEAATTPPKVSNPCLTNLQPLEATASPLSLTGSSAFEIEGQDRKRFRLTGLVTEGLVTPALAVQKAATITGFLEHEQGTVQIFLSAEAKPDRYGRLAAFIASPADHEADSNAIETLQDRLLEEGLARVDPEPLTPSCAQHLLAIESRARTTNRGLWKEDHYSVKDAKRLHLSAILSTYQLVTGTVRSVSRRPEKTSYLNFSRNWNEDFTVTLSKKSLASWEGMNKSLDELDQAPIYVRGWIEDRGGPLIRINHPQQLTITRDKY; encoded by the coding sequence ATGTTGAAGGCTCCCAAACGCATCCACACACACACGGTAGCATTCGCGATGGGCTTTTGTTCGTTGAGCCTTTGCGCGCCCGCTCTTGCTATGGACGAAGCAGCGACCACGCCCCCCAAGGTCTCCAATCCCTGCCTCACCAATCTGCAGCCTCTCGAGGCAACCGCATCCCCCCTCTCATTGACAGGATCGTCCGCCTTTGAGATCGAGGGCCAGGACAGAAAGCGCTTTCGCCTGACCGGTCTTGTCACTGAAGGGTTGGTCACGCCCGCACTTGCGGTACAGAAAGCGGCAACAATCACCGGGTTTTTGGAACATGAGCAGGGGACTGTGCAGATTTTTCTGTCCGCGGAGGCAAAGCCAGATCGTTACGGCCGCCTCGCCGCCTTCATTGCATCCCCCGCCGACCACGAGGCAGACAGCAATGCAATCGAGACCTTACAGGACCGTCTGCTTGAGGAAGGACTGGCACGCGTTGACCCCGAGCCGCTCACCCCATCCTGCGCCCAACATCTGCTCGCGATCGAAAGCCGGGCGCGTACCACAAACAGAGGACTGTGGAAAGAAGACCACTACAGTGTGAAAGACGCAAAGCGCCTCCACCTTTCCGCCATTCTCTCCACCTATCAACTGGTCACGGGCACAGTGCGCTCGGTTTCCCGCCGTCCGGAAAAAACCAGCTATCTGAATTTTAGCCGCAATTGGAATGAAGACTTTACAGTCACATTGAGCAAAAAAAGTTTGGCGTCCTGGGAAGGAATGAACAAATCACTGGATGAACTGGACCAAGCCCCTATATATGTTCGGGGATGGATCGAAGACCGTGGTGGCCCGCTGATTCGCATAAACCACCCTCAGCAACTGACGATAACAAGAGACAAATATTGA
- a CDS encoding nitrate- and nitrite sensing domain-containing protein, with product MTLGAVDLLNKRQVSSEANAVATVVAMAPVISGLVHELQKERGTSAGFIGSKGAKFSDSIGPRRADTDRALKAFQAAIPSASGRLDFEEFKTPYTKAKAELAKLETVRSEVDNFSRSVPQMAGYYTPLIAALLETVESVGLISDDGRVVRSLTAYMAFLQAKERAGIERAMGATGFGAGKFPEGIYRNFVGLSAQQEAFAAVFRRFAGAKGIQSVANMLASPAQKDVEALRAIANKAPFGGDISTVSGPQWFATSTKRIDVMKQIEDEIAGDIVKLAHSIAAEANVQFQILLGVMLFLLVSGAAMAYFVTRSVTKPLHQLASNMKHLSNNDTDIEIAGLQRTDEIGEMAKAVDVFRENAVERKRLETAAQKERDREQHRQVYLDGLVSDFRAVIDKTLVSVRGQTEAMNATANTLSDVAQSATAEAGSAERASAGASSNVKTVADATEEMVTSVREISTQAMQANQMVNSATEIAEATNKDVASLAEAAERIGTVVSMIRDIADQTNLLALNATIEAARAGEMGKGFAVVASEVKELASQTSKATEEISKQIAGVQGLTENAVAAIGRITNTVSDISSVTNAIAISVEQQENSSNEIANSIQMASSDTQIAMANAQGVSSVIGETANEAKSVKLASDELAEAADQLARDVEGFLNSVADDVKERRASLRVSMNQVVVVQSDGRRTNAMLVNASETGCKIDKAGHVKPGDQVTLQLADGKMAKSTVVWKEGDQAGFKFETRMESLSWFSAA from the coding sequence ATGACGCTTGGGGCGGTCGATCTTCTCAACAAGCGTCAGGTATCATCCGAAGCCAACGCTGTTGCTACGGTCGTTGCGATGGCTCCGGTGATTTCGGGACTGGTGCATGAGCTGCAGAAAGAGCGTGGCACCTCCGCAGGCTTCATCGGGTCAAAGGGAGCGAAATTCTCTGACAGCATCGGACCGCGTCGCGCCGACACGGATCGTGCCCTCAAGGCATTTCAGGCTGCGATCCCATCCGCCTCGGGTCGGCTGGATTTTGAAGAATTCAAAACGCCATACACCAAAGCCAAGGCTGAACTCGCAAAGCTTGAAACGGTGCGCTCTGAAGTGGATAATTTTTCTCGCTCAGTGCCGCAAATGGCCGGGTATTACACTCCCTTGATTGCTGCACTGCTGGAAACCGTTGAAAGTGTCGGACTGATTTCTGACGACGGGCGGGTGGTTCGCAGCCTCACCGCCTATATGGCGTTTCTGCAGGCCAAGGAAAGGGCCGGCATCGAACGGGCCATGGGGGCGACTGGATTTGGAGCTGGCAAGTTTCCTGAAGGTATCTATCGCAATTTCGTTGGGCTTTCTGCACAGCAAGAGGCGTTTGCTGCCGTGTTCAGGCGGTTTGCGGGTGCAAAGGGCATACAGTCCGTTGCGAACATGCTGGCCAGTCCTGCTCAGAAAGATGTCGAAGCTTTGCGTGCAATTGCCAACAAGGCACCGTTTGGCGGCGATATTTCAACTGTGAGCGGGCCGCAGTGGTTTGCGACCAGCACCAAGCGCATCGACGTGATGAAACAGATCGAGGATGAGATTGCGGGCGATATCGTGAAATTGGCTCACTCAATCGCAGCAGAGGCCAATGTGCAGTTTCAGATCCTGTTGGGCGTGATGCTGTTTCTGCTCGTGAGCGGTGCGGCAATGGCCTACTTTGTGACCAGGTCCGTCACCAAGCCTCTGCATCAGCTTGCGAGCAACATGAAACATCTGTCGAACAATGACACCGACATCGAGATCGCCGGGCTCCAGCGGACCGATGAAATCGGAGAGATGGCCAAGGCTGTTGATGTGTTCCGGGAGAATGCCGTTGAACGCAAGCGTCTTGAGACGGCGGCTCAGAAGGAACGCGACCGCGAACAGCATCGTCAGGTCTATCTTGACGGGCTAGTGAGTGACTTCCGTGCCGTTATCGACAAGACACTGGTTTCGGTTCGAGGGCAGACCGAGGCAATGAATGCCACCGCCAATACCTTGTCGGATGTGGCGCAGTCGGCAACAGCCGAAGCCGGGTCCGCCGAGCGGGCCTCTGCGGGGGCGTCTTCCAACGTGAAGACCGTGGCGGATGCTACCGAGGAAATGGTGACGTCTGTGCGCGAGATCTCTACCCAGGCAATGCAGGCAAACCAGATGGTCAATTCGGCGACCGAAATTGCCGAGGCGACCAACAAGGATGTTGCGTCGCTGGCCGAGGCGGCAGAGAGGATCGGGACGGTTGTCAGCATGATCCGTGACATCGCCGATCAAACCAACCTCTTGGCCCTCAATGCCACAATCGAGGCTGCGCGAGCCGGGGAGATGGGCAAGGGCTTTGCCGTGGTTGCCTCTGAAGTGAAGGAATTGGCTAGCCAGACCTCCAAGGCGACCGAGGAAATCAGCAAGCAGATTGCGGGCGTGCAGGGACTGACGGAAAATGCCGTTGCTGCCATCGGGCGTATCACCAACACGGTGAGCGACATCAGCTCGGTTACCAACGCGATTGCCATATCTGTCGAGCAACAGGAGAACTCGAGCAACGAGATTGCGAATTCCATCCAGATGGCCTCTTCCGATACGCAGATCGCCATGGCGAATGCGCAAGGGGTGTCGTCGGTGATTGGCGAAACCGCCAACGAGGCAAAGTCCGTCAAACTGGCCTCGGACGAGTTGGCCGAAGCGGCAGACCAGTTGGCGCGTGATGTGGAAGGGTTCCTCAACAGCGTTGCAGACGATGTCAAGGAGCGCCGTGCCAGCCTGCGTGTCAGCATGAACCAGGTTGTTGTCGTGCAATCCGATGGACGGCGTACCAATGCCATGCTCGTGAACGCCAGCGAGACGGGCTGCAAGATCGACAAGGCCGGTCACGTGAAGCCGGGCGATCAGGTTACCCTCCAGTTGGCTGACGGGAAAATGGCGAAGTCCACGGTGGTCTGGAAAGAGGGTGATCAGGCTGGATTCAAGTTTGAGACGCGTATGGAAAGTCTGTCCTGGTTCAGTGCGGCCTGA